Within Romboutsia sp. CE17, the genomic segment TACCTTATAGTAAAGTTATATATATAATACCCTTATCAAGGGATTATTATTGTATCACCAATAATCAGAATTGTAAATATAAAATATGTTATATTTACTAGATTATTAGTAGAAGAAGCTTATAAACTACTGATATTTATAAAAAGTGAATATTGTTATATTTTATGAAATTATTTTAATAGAAAACGGTACTATATATATATACAATCAAGTTATATAAATAACAAACTAAAGGGGAGAATGTAATGGTAAATAGAATAGTATTAAATGAAACTTCTTATCATGGATCAGGAGCGATAAAAGAAATAGTTACTGAAGTAAAATCTAGAGGATTCAAGAAAGCTTTTTTATGTTCGGATCCTGATTTAATAAAATTTGGAGTAACAGGTAAGGTTACGTCTTTATTAGATGAAGCAGGGCTTAACTATGAAGTTTACTCTAATATAAAACCAAACCCAACAATTGAAAATGTACAAACTGGTGTATCAGCATTTAAATCATCAGAAGCTGATTATATAATAGCTGTAGGAGGAGGATCATCAATGGATACTGCTAAGGCTATTGGTATAATAATAAATAACCCTGAATTTGAAGATGTCAAAAGTTTAGAAGGGGCAGCGTCAACTAAAAATAAATCTGTACCAATTATTGCGGTACCAACTACGGCAGGAACTGCAGCAGAGGTAACTATAAACTATGTTATAACAGATGTTGATAAAAATAGAAAATTTGTATGCGTAGATATACATGATATACCTGTTGTTGCAATAATAGATCCAGATATGATGTCGAGTATGCCAAAAGGGCTTACAGCAGCTACAGGTATGGATGCATTAACTCATGCAATTGAAGGATTTACAACTAAAGCAGCTTGGGATATGACGGACATGTTCCATTTAAAAGCTATAGAATTAATATCAAATAGTTTAAGAGGGGCAGTTGAAAACACTAAAGAAGGTAGAGAAGGCATGGCTCTAGGGCAATATATAGCTGGTATGGGATTTAGTAACGTTGGACTTGGTATAGTTCACTCAATGGCACACTCATTAGGAGCATTATATGATACTCCACATGGAGTAGCAAATGCTATAATACTTCCTACAGTAATGGAATATAATTCTGAATCAACAGGAGATAAATATAAGCATATAGCTATGGCGATGGGCGTTGAGGGTGCAGAAAATATGAGTGTTGAAGAATATAGAAAAGCAGCTATAGATGCAGTTAAGAAACTTTCTAATGATGTAGGCATACCATCAAATTTAAAAGAAATAGTTAAAGAGGAAGATATTGAGTTCTTATCAGAATCAGCATTTGCTGATGTTTGTACGGGTGGTAATCCGAAGAATACATCAGTTGAAGATATAATTAAGTTATATAAATCATTAATGCAATAAATATTAACTATATTATACAAATAAGAAAGCAAGTACAAGTTAAATAACGACTTATACTTGCTTTTTTATTTGTAGATTAAAACATAAAAATCTTTGAATTATAGTTACTTATTTAATTAGGTGGAGATGAATAGATTTGCTACAGAGATCCCGATAATGATGCTTTTAAGTATTGTTTTGGAGTTAGGCCTTTATATTTTTTAAATGTTTTAATAAAATAACTAACATCATTAAATCCACAGTTTAAGGCAACTTCTGTAATTGGAAAATCAGTGGTCAATAATTGCTCGCAAGCGCTTTCTATACGATAATAATTTAAGTACTCAATAGGAGTTTTATTTGTCATTTCAAAGAAAAATCTACAAAAATATTTTGGTGTCATACAACATGCTTTTGATAAATCATCAAGAGTAAGAGGATTAGCATATTCATTTTCAATTAAGGAAATAACATTTTTAAATTGCAAAATTCTTTCTTTGCTTTTTTTAGTTACTCTTTTTTGAGTATTATAAAGTTCTTTTTCAAATATAATACCTAGCATATGATATAAAGAACCTTGAGTGATAAATTCATATCCAGTTTTCTTTGATTTCATAGATTCAAATAAATAATTGCAACATGTATTTAGTTTATCATTATTATTTGGAAGTTTATTCATTATCAATTTTTTATGATTTATAATATCTTGGATTTGTTTTGTACAAATGTTATTTTCATTTAGTAGTAGCTTCATATCAAACACAATACATTCATAGATGCAATCATTTGGAGTGCCTCCATGGAAAACACCATCATGCAAAAAAATGATATCTCCTTGATTGGCTAGTACTTTTTCATCATCAATAACTAATAAAAACTCACCTTTTAATATACGTATAATTTCATATTCTGTATGCCAATGATAAGGCATATTGTACCTAGAATGATCTGGGGTAACATGATAAAACTCAATAGGAAAATCAAATGTACCATGTTGTTTATCTTCTTTGTACTCAAAAAATCTCATAACTTTACTCCTTTACTATTAAAAATATAAAAAATTGTACAAAAAATTATTAAACTATAGATATTAAAACATAGTAGCTATATTTGTAGTTTCTAAGTTTTATAAAAACATCTTATTAAATTTTTATAGATAATATGTTTTTTATATTTAATTATTTTATATTAATAAAATGTAAATCCAAAGATAATCTCTTTGTGAAAAGAATAGTATACTTTGATTGAGAAGTCACTAAATTTATTATTTTATCAAAAATGTTAAGAAAATTAAAAATAATTGACAAATAAGAAATATTCATATATTATAGTGATATAAATTAACAATAAACGCAATGAAAAGGAAAGTAACTTTAAGAATACTTTTACAGAGAGCTTCTAATGGTGAGAAGAAGCAAAGAATATTAAAGAGAAAATGGCCTTGGAGCGGTGTACCGAGATCTAAGAGATTTAGGCTACAACGGGTTCACCCGTTACAGTGATAAAGTATAACCATATTTTGGAGTACTTGATGAGGTTTGTATTGTGAGATGCAAATAAATTAGGATGGTAACACGAAGTTTTTACTCTCGTTCCTAAGACTTAGTTCTTAGGGGCGGGAGTTTTTTAATGTATTTAGAAACTATCTTAATGAAATCTTGGAAGCTTCTTATTTAGTAAAGAATAGGTTACACATGGACTTATAAGTCATTAAATAAAATTAATGTGATATTTTATAAAGTAAAGAAAATTATAGCACATCATATTATTATGAGTTATTTGAAAAGGAGAGATTGATTATGAAGAATGAAACCCAAAAAGGCAATCCATTAGCCTTATTGCCGCTAGGTGTATTTTTAGTATTATTTATAGGGAGTGGAGTTATTACAGGTGATTTTTATAAAATGCCAGCTTTAGTTGCATTTATAATAGCTTCTGGTGTGGCTTTACTATTTAATTCAAAAATTAGCTTAGAAGAAAAAATGCATGTATTTTGTAAGGGTGCAGGAGATCCAGGTATTATATTAATGGTTATTATATTTTTACTTGCAGGTGCATTTTCTGGTGTAGCTAAAGCAATGGGCGGTGTAGATTCTACTGTTAATTTAAGTTTATCTATACTTCCGTCAAATTTACTAGTAACAGGTTTATTTGTAATAGGTTGCTTTATATCAGTTTCAATGGGAACATCAGTAGGTACAATAGCAGCATTAGCACCAATAGGACTTGGTATAGCACAAAAAACATCTATACCGATAGCTTTAATTATGGGAGTAGTTGTTGGAGGTGCAATGTTTGGAGATAACTTGTCGATGATATCTGATACAACAATTGCAGCGGTTAGAACTCAAGGGTGTGAATTAAAGGATAAATTTAAGGTTAATTTTTTAATAGTTTTACCTGCTGCTATAGTAACAATAGTATTATTAACAGTAGTAACTTCAGGGTATAGTGTTAATTTAAATGGAAATTATGATTATGAGTTAATAAAAGTTGTACCATACTTACTAGTTTTAGTTGGAGCATTATGTGGAGTAAATGTATTTTTATTATTAGGAAGTGGAATTATATTTGCTGGGATAGTAGGCTTAGTTACAAACGCATTTGATATATTTGGCCTTATAGAAGCTATATCTGGAGGAATTTCAGGTATGTATGAATTAAGTTTACTAGCGATAGTTATAGGAGGAGTTGTAGCCCTTATAAAGTTTAATGGTGGTATAGATTACGTACTTTACTTTATAACTAGCAAAATAAATAGCAAAAGAGGTGCTGAATTTGGTATAGCAGCTTTAGTAAGTGTAATAGATTTATGCACAGCTAATAACACAATCGCGATAGTTGCTGCAGGACCTTTAGCTAAGAATATATCAGATGAATATGGTATAGATAAAAGAAAATCAGCAAGTATATTAGATATATTTTCATCTTGCTGGCAAGGATTTATACCTTATGGAGCACAGCTTTTAACAGCTGCAGGAGTTGCAGGAATATCTCCAGTAGAAATAATACCATATCTATATTATCCTGGATTAATGTTTGTCTGTGGGATACTATCAATTATATTTTCAAATGAAGTTACAAAAAGAATTAAAAGTAATAAAGTAGCATAATTATATTATATAAAACTATTACTTAAAATGATAACTATAAGTTAAACTATCTTCAAATTAAATATATAAGAAACTTCTTTTAGAAGTTTATAAAAATAATAAAAAAAGCAGTATATATATTAGTACTGTTTTTTTTTATTATAAAAAGATATATAATTGGTATTATATGTTTATTTAATATGCTATTTTTCATTTACATATATAATTACATAAAGGGGGAGATTCTAATAAAACAGAACAATCGTATTTATAATAAGTTATTTTTATCTACATTTTACTTAAGCGCTTTTACTTTTGGAGGTGGATATGTAATAGTTCCTCTTATGAAAAATAAGTTTGTAGATGAATTAAAATATTTAGAGGAAGAAGAAATGCTAAACCTTATAGCTATAGCTCAGTCATCTCCAGGTCCGGTAGCTGTAAATGCATCTATTCTAGTTGGTTACAAGGTAGCAGGTATATTGGGTGCTATTGTAACAATTTTAGGTACAATTTTGCCACCACTTATAATATTATCTATAGTTTCTTTATTTTATTCTGCATTTAGAGATAATCAAATTATAAATGCAGTTTTGAAGGGGATGCAATCTGGTGTAGCAGCAGTTATTTGTGATGTTGTTATTAATCTAGGAAAAAACGTAGTAGATGAAAAAGAATTTACATCAATTATTGTTATGATAGGAGCTTTTATTGCAACGTATTTCTTTGAAGTTAATGTTGTATATATAATAATCATCTGTGGAGTAATAGGTGGAGCTAGGGTTTATTTAAAATGTAAGGATAGTGAGGGAGATATAAAGTAATGATTTATTTGAAATTATTTTTTAGTTTTTTTCAGATTGGGTTATTTAGTATTGGCGGAGGATTAGCATCTTTACCCTTTATCCAAGATCAAGTTGTAGAAATAAACAAATGGCTTACATTAACTGAATTTACTGATTTAATAACAATTTCACAGATGACCCCAGGACCTATAGCTATAAATGCAGCTACTTTTGTAGGAACTAGAATTGGAGGTTTTTATGGAGCTATAGTTTCAACTCTTGGATGTATATTTCCATCTTGTATAATTGTATCAGTTTTAGGATGGATATATTTTAAGTATAAAAATTTAAAGGTAATACAAGGTGTTTTAAGCGGTTTAAGACCGGCAGTAGTTTCTCTTATTGCATCAGCCGGAGTTTCAATAATTATTCTTTCTTTTTGGGGAAATTCTGGATTTTCATTAAATATAAGGGATATTGATTTTATTTCAATAATTTTATTTTCAGTATCATTATACATTCTTAGAAAATATAAACTAAATCCTACATATGTTATGTTAGGATCTGGAGTCATTGGTGGTATCGCTTATTTATTTTTATAAAATTATAAAATTTTGTTTATTGATTGATAAATATTGGAATAAATAAAAAGATGAGCTAAGTAGCTCATCTTTTTATTTATTATTGGTGCCGGATATGGGACTTGAACCCATACGGTATTGCTACCAACGGATTTTGAGTCCGTCGCGTCTGCCATTCCACCAATCCGGCGTATAAAACTAAGAAATATCAAATTTATATATAAATTATAGCAATAAAGTTTGACAGTTGCAACATATTTAATCTTAATATACATTAAATCTTATGGTATTATTAAATAATAGCATAATTGTTTATAATAACAATAATAAAAAGCTAAAATACATAGAAATTTAGGAGTGATAACTTTGGATAAAAGATTGATTATAATAGATGGAAACTCAATTATAAATAGAGCTTTCTACGCACTGCCAGAAATGAGTAGTAAGGATGGATTAAAAACAAATGCAATTTATGGTTTTACAACAATGCTATTTAAAATAATAGATACATATAAACCAACTCATATAAGTGTAGCTTTTGATAGAAAGGCACCTACATTTAGACATTTAGAGTATAAAGAATATAAAGCTGGAAGAAAAAAGATGCCAGACGAACTAAGAGAACAGTTTGAGCCATTAAAAGAACTTCTAGATAAGTTTAATATACATAGATTAGAACTAGATGGTTATGAAGCTGATGATATAATAGGAACAGTTTCAAAGCTAGGTGAAGAGAATGATTATAAGGTTTACATAGTAACAGGAGATAAGGATGCTATTCAGCTTGCTTCTGATAAAACAACAACTTTAATAACTAAAAAGGGTGTTGGAGAAGTTGAAGAATATAATTTTGATTCAGTAATGGAAAGATACGAAATGACTCCTACTCAATTTATAGATTTAAAAGGTCTTATGGGAGATAAGTCAGATAATATACCAGGCGTACCAGGTATAGGAGAAAAAACTGGAATCAAACTTATAAAAGAATTTTCAAGCATAGAAAATTTAGTTGAACATACTGAAGAACTAAAAGGTAGTGTTAAGAAAAAAATAGAAGAACATAAAGACTTAGCTATAATGAGTAAAAGATTAGCTACTATAATGAGAGATGTTCCAATAGAAGTTAAATTAGAAGAACTTGAATATGGTGATTATGATAAAGAGGCTGTAGTAGAAGAATTTAAAAAGTTTGGATTCACAAGCCTTATATCAAGACTTTTAGATTTAAATGGAGGTAGTGAAGTATCTCAAGAAAATGAATCTGTGAATATAAATGTAAAACCACTTGAAGATGTACAAGCTTTAATAAAGGAAATAAACGATAAAAAATCAATAATAATGAAAACAGTAAGTAAAGTAGGTAATATACTTGAAAAAAATATACTATATGTATTCATAAGTATTGATGGTGAAAACATATATTACATAAAAGAAGGACAAATAGAAGAGTTTAGGGAAATTTTCTCAAGCAATGAGATTAAGAAGTTTGGATATAATTTAAAGGATGATTATATAGCTCTTAGGTCTTATGATATAGATCTTGAGAATATGTACTTTGATATAACAATTGCCGAATACCTAATAGATTCAGCATCATCAACTTCTTATGAATGTAGCGCTATTGCGATGAAATACCTAACTAGAAAAATGAAATCTAAGGAAGACTTATTAGGCAAAGGAGCTAAGGCTAAGAAGTTTGAAGATATAGAAATAAACGAGTTATCAGAATATATAGGACAGATAATAAATGTCGTAAAATGGTCTTCAGAGATAATGGAAAAGTATTTAAGTGAAAGTGATATGGATAGTTTATTCCATGAGGTAGAAATGCCGCTAGTTGAAGTTTTGGGAGAAATGGAATATGTAGGTATAGAAGTAGATAAATCTATGCTTAATGAATTAGGGGCTCAATTTAAAGAAATTATAAGTAAATTAGAAGCAGAGATTTATGAAATGGCTGGAGAATCATTTAATATAAATTCTCCAAAACAATTAGGAGTGATTTTATTTGAAAAGTTAGAACTACCTGTAATAAAGAAAACAAAAACAGGTTATTCAACTAATGCTGAAGTTTTAGAAAAATTAAGAGATAAACATGAAATAATAGATAAAATTACAGAGTATAGACAAATTGTAAAATTAAATTCAACTTATGTTGAAGGGCTTCTAGGAATAATAAATCCTATAAGTAATAGAATACATTCATCATTTAACCAAACTATAACTACAACAGGTAGAATTTCATCAACAGAACCGAATCTTCAAAATATACCGGTAAAAATGGAGATGGGAAGAAATATAAGAAAAGTATTTATAGCAGGAAAAGACCATAAGCTAGTTGATGCCGATTATTCACAAGTAGAATTAAGAGTACTTGCAAATATGAGTGGAGATCCTAATATGATAGATGCCTTTAAACACGGAGAAGATATACACTCTAAAACTGCATCTCAAATTTTTGATGTAGATATAAATGAAGTAACATCTAGACAAAGAAGTGAAGCAAAGGCTATAAATTTTGGTATAGTTTATGGTAAAAGTGATTTTGGTCTATCTGAAGATTTACATATACCTGTAAAACAAGCTAAAGAATATATAAATAGTTATTTTGAAAAATATAGTAAAATAAAAGAGTTTATGGATAATACTATAGAGGATGCTACACAAAATGGATACATAACAACATTATTAAATAGAAGAAGGTATATACCTGAGCTAAAATCAAGTAACTTTATGCTAAGAAATGCAGGAAAAAGGGCTGCTATGAATGCACCTATACAAGGTAGTGCAGCAGATATAATAAAAATAGCTATGGTAAACGTATATAAAAAATTAGAAGAAAAAAATCTTAAGTCAAAGCTTATATTACAAGTACACGATGAACTTATAGTAGAAGCGTATGATGATGAATTAGAAATAGTTGAAAAAATAGTAAAAGAAGAAATGGAAAATGCATTTAGTATGGATGTTCATTTAGATGTAGACCTTAACATAGGGTACTCTTGGTATGAAACAAAGTAGGTGAGTAGATGTTAGTGTTAGGGTTAACTGGAAATATAGGCTGTGGAAAAAGCAGCCTATCCAGAATTTTTAATAATGATTTTAATATAGATATAATAGATGCTGATATTATATCTAGAAATATATTTGAAGATATTGATTTGTTAGAAAATGTTTTTAAAACATTTGGACCAAAAATAAAAAATAAAGATGGAAGTCTAAATCGCAAGGCTTTAGGAAATATTGTTTTTAATGATGATAATGAACTTATAAAGCTTAATAATCTAACTCATCCTAGGATAAAAGATCAAATAATAAATAAGATTGAGTTAGTTAGAAAATCAGGAAAAAAGATAGTGGTTATAGATGCAGCCCTTTTAATAGAAGGGAGCTACTTGGATATTTTAGATAAGCTTTTAGTTGTTTATTGTGATAAAGATATACAAATACAGAGAATAATAGAAAGAGATTCTTGTAGCAAAGAAGAAGCCTTAAGTAGAATAAATTCTCAGATGAACCAAGAAGAGAAAATAAGTTATGGAGACTATATAATAGATAACTCTGGAACTTATTATGAACTAAAAAAAAGAGCCTATGAGTTTATAGACTATGTAAAGGAGAAGTGGTGTGAGTAAAAAAATATTAATTTTTATATCTATTTTATTAATTCTATTTTCAATACTTTTTGTTGAAAGTAAGGGTATTAAAAAATTAATATATCCTAAAAAATACTCTTTCTATGTAGAAAAATATTCTAATGAATATGACATAGATGAAAACTTAGTTTATAGTGTTATGAAGGCTGAGAGTAAATTTGAAAAAGATGTAGTGTCTCAGAAAGGTGCAAAAGGCTTAATGCAAATAAGTGATATTACTAGAAATTGGGCAATTGAAGAATTAGATTTAGGAAATATAGATATCTTTGATCCAGAAACTAATATAAAAATAGGTTGCTGGTATTTAAATAAACTATATAAACAGTTTGGAGATTTAGATTTAGTAATAGCAGCTTATAATGGTGGATCTGGAAATGTAAGACAATGGCTTAATAATGATGATTATAGTGAGAATGGAAGGTTGTTAAATATACCTTTCCCGGAAACTTCAAACTATGTAGTTAAAGTAAAAAAATATTATGAAAAGTACAATATGTTATATAATGAGGATGGTAAGACTAATGAAGATAAAAAAACTTCTAGCTATAGTTCTAGCAATGTCTATGATTTTAGTTGGATGTAGTTCAGAAAAATCAGAAACTACTAAAGATAAAGAAGAAAATAAGAGTGGTGTTAACTCTGAATACATAAATTTAACTATGGTAAAACCAACAACTATAAATCCAGTTTTAAATAAAGATAAGTCAGTAGGTTATATAATGAATTTAATCTATGATGGATTGTTTACAATAGATCAAAATTATAATGTGGTACCGCAGTTAGTTAAAGAATATTCTATGTCATCAGATGGTAAGAATATGACTATAAAATTAAAGGATGCTAATTGGCATAATGGTAATGCAATAACATCGAATGATATTAAATTTACTATAGATTTAATTCAAGATAATACAGATAGTCCATATAATATATTCACTAAAA encodes:
- a CDS encoding AraC family transcriptional regulator, whose product is MRFFEYKEDKQHGTFDFPIEFYHVTPDHSRYNMPYHWHTEYEIIRILKGEFLLVIDDEKVLANQGDIIFLHDGVFHGGTPNDCIYECIVFDMKLLLNENNICTKQIQDIINHKKLIMNKLPNNNDKLNTCCNYLFESMKSKKTGYEFITQGSLYHMLGIIFEKELYNTQKRVTKKSKERILQFKNVISLIENEYANPLTLDDLSKACCMTPKYFCRFFFEMTNKTPIEYLNYYRIESACEQLLTTDFPITEVALNCGFNDVSYFIKTFKKYKGLTPKQYLKASLSGSL
- a CDS encoding lytic transglycosylase domain-containing protein codes for the protein MSKKILIFISILLILFSILFVESKGIKKLIYPKKYSFYVEKYSNEYDIDENLVYSVMKAESKFEKDVVSQKGAKGLMQISDITRNWAIEELDLGNIDIFDPETNIKIGCWYLNKLYKQFGDLDLVIAAYNGGSGNVRQWLNNDDYSENGRLLNIPFPETSNYVVKVKKYYEKYNMLYNEDGKTNEDKKTSSYSSSNVYDFSWM
- a CDS encoding Na+/H+ antiporter NhaC family protein, with the protein product MKNETQKGNPLALLPLGVFLVLFIGSGVITGDFYKMPALVAFIIASGVALLFNSKISLEEKMHVFCKGAGDPGIILMVIIFLLAGAFSGVAKAMGGVDSTVNLSLSILPSNLLVTGLFVIGCFISVSMGTSVGTIAALAPIGLGIAQKTSIPIALIMGVVVGGAMFGDNLSMISDTTIAAVRTQGCELKDKFKVNFLIVLPAAIVTIVLLTVVTSGYSVNLNGNYDYELIKVVPYLLVLVGALCGVNVFLLLGSGIIFAGIVGLVTNAFDIFGLIEAISGGISGMYELSLLAIVIGGVVALIKFNGGIDYVLYFITSKINSKRGAEFGIAALVSVIDLCTANNTIAIVAAGPLAKNISDEYGIDKRKSASILDIFSSCWQGFIPYGAQLLTAAGVAGISPVEIIPYLYYPGLMFVCGILSIIFSNEVTKRIKSNKVA
- the polA gene encoding DNA polymerase I, giving the protein MDKRLIIIDGNSIINRAFYALPEMSSKDGLKTNAIYGFTTMLFKIIDTYKPTHISVAFDRKAPTFRHLEYKEYKAGRKKMPDELREQFEPLKELLDKFNIHRLELDGYEADDIIGTVSKLGEENDYKVYIVTGDKDAIQLASDKTTTLITKKGVGEVEEYNFDSVMERYEMTPTQFIDLKGLMGDKSDNIPGVPGIGEKTGIKLIKEFSSIENLVEHTEELKGSVKKKIEEHKDLAIMSKRLATIMRDVPIEVKLEELEYGDYDKEAVVEEFKKFGFTSLISRLLDLNGGSEVSQENESVNINVKPLEDVQALIKEINDKKSIIMKTVSKVGNILEKNILYVFISIDGENIYYIKEGQIEEFREIFSSNEIKKFGYNLKDDYIALRSYDIDLENMYFDITIAEYLIDSASSTSYECSAIAMKYLTRKMKSKEDLLGKGAKAKKFEDIEINELSEYIGQIINVVKWSSEIMEKYLSESDMDSLFHEVEMPLVEVLGEMEYVGIEVDKSMLNELGAQFKEIISKLEAEIYEMAGESFNINSPKQLGVILFEKLELPVIKKTKTGYSTNAEVLEKLRDKHEIIDKITEYRQIVKLNSTYVEGLLGIINPISNRIHSSFNQTITTTGRISSTEPNLQNIPVKMEMGRNIRKVFIAGKDHKLVDADYSQVELRVLANMSGDPNMIDAFKHGEDIHSKTASQIFDVDINEVTSRQRSEAKAINFGIVYGKSDFGLSEDLHIPVKQAKEYINSYFEKYSKIKEFMDNTIEDATQNGYITTLLNRRRYIPELKSSNFMLRNAGKRAAMNAPIQGSAADIIKIAMVNVYKKLEEKNLKSKLILQVHDELIVEAYDDELEIVEKIVKEEMENAFSMDVHLDVDLNIGYSWYETK
- a CDS encoding chromate transporter, translated to MLFFIYIYNYIKGEILIKQNNRIYNKLFLSTFYLSAFTFGGGYVIVPLMKNKFVDELKYLEEEEMLNLIAIAQSSPGPVAVNASILVGYKVAGILGAIVTILGTILPPLIILSIVSLFYSAFRDNQIINAVLKGMQSGVAAVICDVVINLGKNVVDEKEFTSIIVMIGAFIATYFFEVNVVYIIIICGVIGGARVYLKCKDSEGDIK
- the coaE gene encoding dephospho-CoA kinase (Dephospho-CoA kinase (CoaE) performs the final step in coenzyme A biosynthesis.) — its product is MLVLGLTGNIGCGKSSLSRIFNNDFNIDIIDADIISRNIFEDIDLLENVFKTFGPKIKNKDGSLNRKALGNIVFNDDNELIKLNNLTHPRIKDQIINKIELVRKSGKKIVVIDAALLIEGSYLDILDKLLVVYCDKDIQIQRIIERDSCSKEEALSRINSQMNQEEKISYGDYIIDNSGTYYELKKRAYEFIDYVKEKWCE
- the fucO gene encoding lactaldehyde reductase; the encoded protein is MVNRIVLNETSYHGSGAIKEIVTEVKSRGFKKAFLCSDPDLIKFGVTGKVTSLLDEAGLNYEVYSNIKPNPTIENVQTGVSAFKSSEADYIIAVGGGSSMDTAKAIGIIINNPEFEDVKSLEGAASTKNKSVPIIAVPTTAGTAAEVTINYVITDVDKNRKFVCVDIHDIPVVAIIDPDMMSSMPKGLTAATGMDALTHAIEGFTTKAAWDMTDMFHLKAIELISNSLRGAVENTKEGREGMALGQYIAGMGFSNVGLGIVHSMAHSLGALYDTPHGVANAIILPTVMEYNSESTGDKYKHIAMAMGVEGAENMSVEEYRKAAIDAVKKLSNDVGIPSNLKEIVKEEDIEFLSESAFADVCTGGNPKNTSVEDIIKLYKSLMQ
- a CDS encoding chromate transporter; its protein translation is MIYLKLFFSFFQIGLFSIGGGLASLPFIQDQVVEINKWLTLTEFTDLITISQMTPGPIAINAATFVGTRIGGFYGAIVSTLGCIFPSCIIVSVLGWIYFKYKNLKVIQGVLSGLRPAVVSLIASAGVSIIILSFWGNSGFSLNIRDIDFISIILFSVSLYILRKYKLNPTYVMLGSGVIGGIAYLFL